One genomic segment of Gemmatimonas aurantiaca includes these proteins:
- a CDS encoding glycoside hydrolase family 9 protein, giving the protein MSMSLLGSAWLGVPPGGADSTLFVRVNQVGYLPQAPKVAVLCALEPAKPVTFSVIDAAGKRLLAGRRVVPAGAFGPCRETWRLDFSTIRTAGRVVVRVHDARGAILATSPAVSIGTRVYAGLADTLMGYMRQQRSGYNPFLRDTAHRYDGIVVDHPTRSGSFIAVGGGWADAADYLQYVTTSATATYQLLAAYRDAPAAFADAHDARGLPGRNGVPDILDEARHGLSWLLRMFPDDSTIFNQLGDDRDHVYWDLITTDSSDYGWGKGRERPVYPCTGKPQGLFTAKNRSTGYASTAGKMAAAFALGAGQLRDIDAVLADSLTRRARAAFALGERFPGVCQTAPGRSPYFYEEDNWVDDMELGASLLYQLTGEAAFQQAALRYARQEPVTPWMGADTASHYQWYPFHNAGHYETWRRAGRTTQAELLGFYREGLARVDRRVNSAFAVGVPFIWCSNDLMVSVAIQATFYREMSGDDRFRHLEQGALDWLFGTNPWGTSMIIGIPGDGVWPRHPHTELPDSLLHGLTGGLVDGPVYRSIYENLRGIQLTGPDRFARFNTGFIVYHDDLGDYSTNEHIMDGTASLAYLLATRDPAYRPAGTRAPHSRRAR; this is encoded by the coding sequence ATGAGCATGTCCCTGTTGGGAAGCGCCTGGCTGGGTGTGCCACCCGGCGGCGCCGACAGCACCCTGTTCGTCCGCGTGAATCAGGTGGGATATCTCCCGCAGGCGCCCAAGGTTGCCGTGCTCTGTGCGCTCGAACCCGCGAAGCCGGTCACCTTCTCCGTGATCGATGCCGCCGGCAAACGACTGCTCGCGGGGCGGCGCGTGGTGCCGGCTGGGGCATTCGGCCCGTGTCGCGAAACCTGGCGTCTCGACTTCAGTACGATCCGGACGGCGGGACGCGTGGTGGTGCGGGTGCACGATGCGCGCGGTGCGATCCTGGCCACCTCTCCCGCCGTTTCCATCGGCACGCGGGTCTATGCCGGCCTCGCCGACACGCTCATGGGCTACATGCGGCAGCAGCGCTCGGGCTACAATCCGTTTCTGCGCGACACCGCACATCGGTACGACGGCATCGTGGTCGATCATCCCACCCGTAGCGGCAGCTTCATCGCGGTGGGCGGCGGATGGGCCGACGCCGCGGACTATCTGCAGTACGTCACCACGTCCGCGACGGCCACCTATCAACTGCTCGCGGCCTATCGTGATGCTCCCGCGGCATTTGCCGATGCGCACGACGCGCGGGGATTGCCGGGACGCAATGGTGTGCCCGATATCCTCGACGAAGCGCGTCATGGCCTGTCGTGGCTGCTGCGCATGTTTCCCGACGACAGCACGATCTTCAATCAGCTCGGCGACGATCGGGATCACGTCTACTGGGACCTCATCACCACCGACAGCTCCGACTACGGATGGGGCAAGGGTCGGGAACGTCCGGTCTATCCCTGCACCGGAAAGCCGCAGGGCTTGTTCACCGCGAAGAACCGATCCACCGGGTATGCCTCCACGGCGGGCAAGATGGCCGCGGCGTTTGCGCTGGGCGCCGGGCAATTGCGTGACATCGATGCGGTGCTGGCCGATTCGCTCACACGCCGAGCCCGCGCGGCGTTTGCTCTGGGAGAGCGATTCCCCGGTGTGTGTCAGACCGCGCCCGGCCGTTCACCTTATTTCTACGAGGAAGACAACTGGGTCGACGACATGGAACTCGGCGCGTCGCTGCTGTACCAACTCACCGGCGAGGCGGCCTTTCAGCAGGCGGCGCTGCGGTATGCACGGCAGGAACCGGTCACACCGTGGATGGGTGCCGATACGGCGAGTCACTATCAGTGGTATCCCTTTCACAATGCGGGTCACTACGAAACGTGGCGCCGTGCGGGCAGGACCACGCAGGCCGAGTTGCTGGGGTTCTATCGGGAGGGATTGGCGCGCGTGGACCGGCGCGTGAACAGTGCCTTCGCCGTGGGCGTCCCGTTCATCTGGTGCTCCAACGATCTCATGGTCTCGGTGGCCATTCAGGCCACGTTCTACCGCGAGATGTCCGGTGACGATCGATTCCGCCATCTCGAGCAGGGCGCACTCGACTGGCTGTTCGGCACCAACCCGTGGGGCACGTCCATGATCATCGGCATACCGGGCGACGGCGTATGGCCCCGGCATCCGCACACGGAACTGCCGGACTCCTTACTGCATGGATTGACGGGTGGTCTCGTGGATGGTCCCGTCTATCGGTCCATCTACGAAAATCTGCGCGGCATCCAACTCACCGGTCCCGATCGTTTCGCACGATTCAACACCGGGTTCATCGTGTATCACGATGATCTCGGGGACTACTCCACCAACGAGCACATCATGGATGGGACGGCCAGTCTGGCGTACCTGCTCGCCACGCGCGATCCGGCGTATCGCCCTGCAGGGACGCGGGCGCCCCATTCCCGTCGCGCACGCTGA
- a CDS encoding LytTR family DNA-binding domain-containing protein: MISRILIADDEPLARERLVALTRSYAPQAALREARNGTDAIALIGSWKPDVVLLDIQMPGGSGFDVISAVGVEHMPVTLFISAHDEFALRAFEVAALDYLLKPFDDVRFAAAWRRVTERLATGAVLEQARILGTLLQQRDPASDSAAPTNARAAHLAAKAPHWADRIVVKHDQRTFVVMLSDVQWIESDGNYIVLHAGRERYQVRETLTSLESRLDPRRFLRIHRRTIVDMRAMKELQPWFGGDQIMILRDGTRLKVSRNYRAEVARRLAGEP; this comes from the coding sequence ATGATCAGCCGGATCCTCATTGCGGATGACGAACCTCTGGCGCGTGAACGTCTGGTCGCGCTCACGAGGTCCTACGCTCCCCAGGCGGCGTTGCGGGAGGCCCGTAACGGAACCGACGCCATCGCACTCATCGGCTCGTGGAAGCCGGACGTCGTCCTGCTGGACATCCAGATGCCGGGCGGCAGCGGCTTCGATGTCATCAGCGCCGTGGGCGTGGAGCACATGCCGGTCACCCTGTTCATCTCGGCGCACGACGAATTCGCCCTGCGTGCGTTCGAAGTGGCGGCCCTCGATTACCTGCTCAAGCCGTTCGACGATGTCCGGTTCGCGGCCGCCTGGCGGCGTGTGACCGAGCGTCTGGCCACGGGCGCCGTGCTCGAACAGGCGCGCATCCTGGGCACGCTGCTGCAGCAGCGTGATCCGGCAAGCGACAGTGCTGCTCCCACCAACGCACGTGCGGCCCATCTGGCGGCGAAGGCACCGCACTGGGCCGATCGCATCGTGGTGAAACACGACCAGCGCACCTTCGTGGTGATGCTCTCCGACGTGCAGTGGATCGAATCGGACGGCAACTACATCGTGCTGCACGCCGGACGGGAACGGTATCAGGTGCGGGAGACGCTCACGAGCCTCGAATCGCGTCTCGATCCCCGCCGGTTCCTGCGCATCCACCGGCGCACCATCGTGGACATGCGCGCCATGAAGGAATTGCAGCCGTGGTTCGGCGGCGATCAGATCATGATTCTGCGCGACGGCACGCGACTCAAGGTCAGTCGCAACTACCGCGCCGAAGTGGCCCGTCGTCTGGCTGGCGAACCGTGA
- a CDS encoding histidine kinase, giving the protein MNAGPATGRLVSGRSEWPLRAALAGFWLLPAIMGTIGFRLVPSRLNPELPTWALFLSQLAMWGTWGVWTALIWYVGDRVPFRAGERLRALAIHILLAAVVVVVQIFVQARVSVAFGLAEPRGFESTLVVGIRSAGDVFLVIFCAIVIAQMALRWYGQWQTERLLAARMGEDLAQAQLRALQAQLNPHFLFNALNSIVTLIGRDPALAQQLVVRLADLLRAALKAGDGQEIPLAQELEFTRRYLDIELVRFADRLQVEWPDEPLPAAIVPAFALQPLVENALLHGIARQTTPGIVSIDARHDGGVLMLRVRDTGPGLVTEGNGALRSRGTGTGLANLRTRLERLYGAAAALTVQGGVEGGVEATLRIPFRAVDAAVSVAADAGNGTQRMTVGASGMPAMR; this is encoded by the coding sequence GTGAACGCCGGCCCCGCGACTGGCCGTCTGGTCAGTGGTCGTTCGGAATGGCCGCTCCGTGCGGCGTTGGCCGGGTTCTGGCTGCTTCCTGCGATCATGGGCACCATCGGATTCCGATTGGTGCCCTCCAGACTCAATCCGGAACTGCCCACCTGGGCGTTGTTCCTCTCGCAGCTCGCCATGTGGGGCACGTGGGGAGTCTGGACGGCGCTCATCTGGTACGTGGGCGACCGCGTCCCGTTTCGGGCCGGTGAACGGCTGCGTGCACTGGCAATTCACATCCTGCTCGCCGCCGTGGTGGTGGTGGTGCAGATCTTCGTGCAGGCCAGAGTCTCGGTGGCGTTCGGGCTCGCCGAGCCCCGCGGCTTCGAGAGCACACTGGTCGTCGGCATCCGCTCCGCCGGTGATGTGTTCCTGGTGATCTTCTGTGCCATCGTCATCGCACAGATGGCGCTGCGCTGGTACGGCCAGTGGCAGACCGAACGCCTGCTGGCCGCGCGCATGGGTGAGGATCTCGCGCAGGCGCAGTTGCGGGCACTGCAGGCCCAGCTCAATCCGCACTTTCTCTTCAACGCCCTCAATTCGATCGTCACGCTCATCGGTCGGGATCCGGCACTGGCGCAACAGCTCGTGGTGCGTCTGGCGGATCTGCTGCGCGCGGCGCTCAAGGCCGGCGACGGCCAGGAGATTCCGCTCGCCCAGGAGCTGGAGTTCACGCGTCGGTATCTCGATATCGAACTCGTGCGCTTCGCCGACCGACTGCAGGTGGAATGGCCCGATGAACCCTTGCCGGCGGCCATCGTGCCGGCATTCGCCCTGCAGCCACTCGTGGAGAATGCGTTGCTGCACGGCATCGCGCGTCAGACCACGCCGGGCATCGTCTCGATCGACGCCCGGCATGACGGTGGTGTGCTGATGCTTCGTGTACGCGATACCGGGCCCGGTCTGGTCACGGAAGGGAATGGCGCCCTGAGGTCACGTGGCACCGGCACCGGCCTCGCCAATCTGCGGACCCGCCTCGAACGTCTCTATGGTGCCGCGGCGGCACTCACCGTGCAGGGCGGCGTCGAGGGCGGCGTGGAGGCCACATTGCGCATTCCCTTTCGTGCGGTGGACGCCGCCGTCAGCGTGGCCGCCGATGCAGGCAACGGCACACAGAGGATGACCGTGGGCGCGAGTGGCATGCCGGCGATGCGCTGA
- a CDS encoding PEP-CTERM sorting domain-containing protein: MERTSRWLTTAVTMVLAVSVTGTPTTTSAQTPVDLSAWQAQSYPVISGFLPGKWTVAADHNSVTQSVNGQPTMYASDFMAQGTEVTGKIRVNGNPWDDDFIGFALGYNIGDIANPAANYLLVDWKRETQSGDSKEYPTTAKKGLAVSRVTGIPMADEFWGHIDFAGHTGGGLEELARGLTLGNTGWSPNTWYSFRFVFLPDLLEVFVDDVKQVSVSGAFSNGSMAFYNYSQEGVTYSAFTVRQVSTVPEPSTVLLLATGLLATVFVARRRRAN, from the coding sequence ATGGAGCGCACTTCGCGATGGCTGACGACCGCGGTGACCATGGTGCTGGCGGTCTCAGTGACGGGTACACCGACCACCACTTCGGCGCAAACGCCGGTGGATCTCTCCGCCTGGCAGGCGCAGTCGTATCCGGTGATCTCCGGTTTCCTTCCCGGCAAGTGGACTGTGGCGGCCGACCACAATTCAGTGACGCAGAGCGTCAATGGACAACCCACCATGTACGCCAGCGATTTCATGGCGCAGGGCACGGAGGTCACCGGAAAGATCCGGGTCAACGGCAACCCCTGGGACGACGACTTCATCGGATTCGCCCTCGGCTACAACATCGGTGACATCGCGAATCCGGCCGCCAACTATCTGCTCGTCGATTGGAAGAGAGAGACGCAGAGCGGCGATTCCAAGGAATACCCAACCACCGCCAAGAAGGGTCTCGCGGTGTCACGCGTGACCGGCATCCCCATGGCCGACGAATTCTGGGGCCACATCGACTTCGCGGGTCACACCGGCGGAGGGCTCGAGGAACTGGCCCGTGGTCTGACGCTGGGCAATACCGGGTGGAGCCCCAACACCTGGTACTCGTTCCGCTTCGTGTTTCTGCCGGATCTGCTGGAGGTCTTCGTCGACGATGTCAAGCAGGTGTCGGTGAGCGGTGCCTTCAGCAATGGCAGTATGGCCTTCTACAATTATTCGCAGGAGGGCGTGACCTACAGCGCCTTCACGGTGCGTCAGGTGAGCACGGTGCCGGAACCATCCACCGTCCTGCTGCTGGCGACGGGGTTGCTGGCCACCGTCTTCGTGGCCAGGCGGAGACGCGCCAACTGA
- a CDS encoding Txe/YoeB family addiction module toxin → MIVQPECLEDLLYWVDTNRKTARRVPELIEATLRDPFDGIGKPEPLKHLGPDLWSRRITGVDRLVYRVHDETIDFLQARYHY, encoded by the coding sequence ATGATCGTGCAGCCGGAGTGCCTCGAGGATCTGCTATACTGGGTGGACACCAATCGAAAGACTGCTCGGCGCGTGCCCGAGCTGATCGAGGCAACGCTGCGGGACCCCTTCGACGGAATCGGAAAGCCCGAACCACTCAAACATCTGGGTCCCGATCTCTGGTCACGTCGTATCACGGGTGTGGATCGACTGGTTTACAGAGTCCACGATGAGACCATCGACTTTCTGCAGGCCCGCTATCACTACTGA
- a CDS encoding type II toxin-antitoxin system Phd/YefM family antitoxin, whose protein sequence is MSITTYSYVRNNLAEVWNEVESSQAPVRIQRRGHQDMALIPADELASLQETAHLLRSPKNAARLLAALTRSTGSTAPPVELAELRRQLGLEIDE, encoded by the coding sequence GTGAGCATCACCACGTACAGCTACGTCCGGAACAACCTCGCCGAGGTGTGGAACGAGGTCGAGAGCAGCCAGGCGCCAGTGCGTATCCAGCGTCGGGGGCATCAGGATATGGCGCTGATCCCGGCAGACGAACTGGCAAGTCTTCAGGAGACGGCGCATCTCCTGCGTTCACCGAAGAATGCGGCGCGACTGCTCGCGGCGCTCACACGTTCGACCGGGAGCACGGCGCCGCCCGTGGAGTTGGCGGAATTGCGCCGTCAGCTCGGTCTCGAGATTGACGAGTAG
- a CDS encoding type II toxin-antitoxin system VapC family toxin, with product MIVLDTNVVSEAMRPAPDERVLRWLNAQSAEALFLTSVTLAELYFGVAAMPAGQRKTRLTAFVDELLQSQEHRALPFDLAAARHHAELALRARKSGPGLPVPNGYIAAIAASHGFAVATRDTTPFEAAGLPVIDPWAA from the coding sequence ATGATCGTTCTCGACACCAACGTGGTTTCGGAAGCCATGCGACCGGCGCCCGATGAGCGGGTGCTGCGTTGGTTGAATGCCCAGTCGGCCGAAGCGCTTTTTCTGACCAGCGTGACGCTGGCCGAACTGTACTTCGGTGTGGCCGCCATGCCAGCCGGACAGCGCAAGACACGATTGACCGCGTTCGTGGACGAACTGCTGCAGTCGCAGGAACATCGGGCGTTGCCGTTCGATCTCGCTGCCGCGCGGCATCACGCCGAGCTCGCGTTGCGGGCGAGAAAGAGCGGTCCTGGGTTGCCGGTGCCGAACGGGTATATCGCGGCCATTGCGGCTTCGCATGGTTTCGCCGTGGCCACCCGGGATACGACGCCCTTCGAGGCGGCAGGGCTTCCGGTCATCGATCCCTGGGCCGCGTAA
- a CDS encoding MBL fold metallo-hydrolase: MSKILREFFFGGSKHRKPRAPIVTEHRMSADYAAAPTTGLRVTWLGHSTTLLEIDGVQLLIDPVWCERVSPFSFAGPKRFFAPPLPLDQLPDVDAVVLSHDHYDHLDASFVRAMAARVQRWITPLGVGRHLRQWGVPSAKIEELDWWDTTRLRDVTLTATPARHFSGRGLGTTDRTLWSGWAITGPAHRVYYAGDTAMQREFEEIGQRLGPFDLTMIEVGAYDPLWPDVHIGPEQAVRAHTLVRGGAFLPLHWGTFDLALHPWTEPMERVLAAGAREGVRVLTPRPGQMIEPTNAGPVERWWPEVPWRSANDAPIVSTGMEDGTGSDDHA; this comes from the coding sequence ATGTCGAAGATCCTGCGCGAGTTCTTCTTCGGCGGCTCGAAGCACCGGAAGCCCCGCGCGCCGATTGTCACCGAACATCGCATGTCCGCGGACTATGCGGCGGCGCCCACGACCGGCTTGCGCGTGACATGGCTCGGGCACTCCACCACGCTGCTGGAAATCGACGGCGTTCAACTGCTCATCGACCCGGTGTGGTGTGAGCGCGTGTCGCCGTTCTCATTCGCCGGCCCGAAGCGATTTTTCGCTCCGCCGTTGCCGCTCGACCAGCTTCCCGATGTCGACGCGGTGGTGCTGTCGCACGACCACTACGACCACCTCGACGCATCGTTCGTCCGGGCCATGGCCGCCCGTGTGCAACGCTGGATCACGCCCCTCGGTGTCGGCCGTCATCTCCGACAATGGGGTGTCCCGTCCGCGAAGATCGAGGAGCTGGACTGGTGGGACACCACGCGCCTTCGCGACGTGACACTCACCGCCACACCGGCGCGCCACTTCTCAGGTCGGGGACTTGGCACCACCGACCGCACACTCTGGTCGGGGTGGGCGATCACCGGTCCCGCGCATCGTGTGTACTACGCCGGCGATACGGCGATGCAGCGGGAGTTCGAGGAGATCGGTCAGCGACTCGGTCCGTTCGATCTCACCATGATCGAAGTGGGCGCCTACGACCCACTCTGGCCGGACGTACACATCGGTCCGGAGCAGGCGGTGCGTGCGCACACACTGGTGCGCGGCGGCGCGTTCCTGCCGTTGCATTGGGGGACATTCGATCTGGCGCTGCATCCATGGACCGAGCCGATGGAGCGCGTGCTGGCGGCAGGAGCGCGCGAAGGCGTGCGGGTACTCACGCCGCGCCCGGGTCAGATGATCGAACCCACGAATGCCGGCCCCGTCGAGCGCTGGTGGCCGGAGGTGCCATGGCGGTCAGCGAATGACGCCCCGATCGTGTCGACGGGGATGGAGGATGGGACGGGGAGTGACGATCACGCGTGA
- a CDS encoding type II secretion system F family protein, whose product MPTFTYTARTTNGDLKSATIDAPSRDDAVAQLRRQRLTIIKVDESKATPTKRLGKISMRDIVIFTRQFSTMINAGLPLVQALDILAKQSENKALSAVVRQVVFDVESGNTVADAMRKHPKAFSDLYTNMVAAGEAGGILDTILNRLAIFMEKNDALVRKVKGAMIYPTVIMCVAALCVVILLWKVIPVFANMFGSVGMELPLPTKVVIGLSNFLNSYWWALLLGVSGAAFFIKQYYATSQGQLVIDRLMLKVPVLGDVLRKSAVSRFTRTLGTLISSGVSILDGLEITARTSGNRVVQDAIMGSRSSIAGGETIAGPLQKSEVFPPMVISMIAVGEQTGGLDEMLSKIADFYDDEVDAAVSALLSLLEPVMIVFLGVVVGGMIVAMYLPIFDMVNAVK is encoded by the coding sequence ATGCCGACCTTCACCTACACCGCGCGGACCACCAACGGCGACCTCAAGTCCGCCACGATCGACGCGCCCAGTCGTGACGATGCCGTTGCCCAGCTGCGACGCCAGCGACTGACCATCATCAAGGTGGACGAGTCCAAGGCGACTCCCACCAAGCGCCTGGGCAAGATCTCGATGCGCGACATCGTGATCTTCACGCGACAGTTCTCCACGATGATCAACGCCGGTCTGCCGCTCGTGCAGGCGCTGGACATCCTGGCCAAGCAGAGCGAGAACAAGGCGCTCAGCGCCGTGGTGCGGCAGGTGGTGTTCGACGTGGAGTCGGGCAACACCGTCGCCGACGCGATGCGCAAGCATCCCAAGGCGTTCTCCGACCTCTACACCAACATGGTGGCGGCCGGTGAAGCGGGCGGTATTCTGGACACCATCCTGAACCGTCTGGCGATCTTCATGGAAAAGAACGACGCCCTCGTCCGCAAGGTGAAGGGCGCCATGATCTATCCCACGGTCATCATGTGCGTCGCCGCGCTCTGCGTGGTGATCCTGCTGTGGAAGGTCATTCCGGTGTTCGCCAACATGTTCGGCAGCGTGGGAATGGAACTGCCGCTGCCCACGAAGGTGGTCATCGGGCTCTCCAATTTCCTCAACAGTTACTGGTGGGCGCTGTTGCTGGGTGTCTCCGGCGCGGCGTTCTTCATCAAGCAGTACTACGCCACCTCGCAGGGGCAGCTCGTCATCGACCGGCTCATGCTCAAGGTACCCGTTCTGGGCGACGTGCTGCGCAAGTCGGCGGTCTCGCGCTTCACGCGCACGTTGGGCACGCTGATCTCGTCGGGTGTGAGCATCCTGGACGGTCTCGAGATCACGGCGCGCACGTCGGGCAACCGCGTGGTGCAGGACGCCATCATGGGGTCACGGTCCAGCATCGCCGGTGGTGAAACCATCGCCGGCCCGTTGCAGAAGAGCGAGGTGTTTCCGCCCATGGTGATCAGCATGATCGCCGTGGGTGAACAGACCGGCGGGCTGGACGAGATGCTCAGCAAGATCGCCGACTTCTACGATGACGAAGTGGACGCCGCGGTGAGCGCGCTGCTCTCCCTGCTCGAACCGGTGATGATCGTGTTCCTCGGCGTGGTCGTCGGCGGCATGATCGTGGCGATGTACCTGCCGATCTTCGACATGGTGAATGCGGTGAAGTGA
- a CDS encoding type IV pilus twitching motility protein PilT — protein MTAPAQSPVSLRTLLDEMIERDASDLHVSAGDRPKLRVDGDIVNSSVEHVLTPRDTLQLAYSVLTENQKKRFEMEDELDFSFGIANLSRFRGNVFKQRGCVSMVIRRIPFQIKTFAELQLPQVISSFAERPRGLVLVTGPTGSGKSTTLAAMIDKINSERRGHIITVEDPIEFIHRHRNCIINQREVGADTKSFASALKYALREDPDVILIGEMRDLETIQAALTIAETGHLVFATLHTNSAAEAINRIIDVFPSHQQSQVRAQLAFVLEGIITQVLLPRLTGRGRAMASEILVVTPAIRALIRDDKVHQIYSLMQSGKKFGMQTMNDALYQLYVSRQVSADECVRSSGDPNEFLRMIGKGPLDDSGSPPSTQNGNRPGERSLVGARR, from the coding sequence ATGACCGCTCCTGCACAGTCTCCCGTCTCCCTGCGCACCCTGCTCGATGAAATGATCGAGCGGGATGCTTCCGATCTGCACGTCTCGGCCGGTGACCGGCCCAAGCTGCGCGTGGACGGGGACATCGTGAACTCCAGTGTCGAGCACGTCCTCACGCCGCGCGATACGCTGCAGCTGGCCTATTCCGTGCTCACGGAGAACCAGAAGAAGCGCTTCGAGATGGAGGACGAGCTGGACTTCTCGTTCGGCATCGCCAACCTCTCGCGTTTTCGCGGCAACGTGTTCAAGCAGCGGGGCTGCGTGAGCATGGTCATCCGTCGCATTCCGTTCCAGATCAAGACGTTCGCCGAGCTGCAGCTGCCCCAGGTGATCTCGTCGTTCGCGGAGCGGCCGCGCGGGCTGGTGCTCGTGACGGGACCGACCGGCTCGGGCAAGAGCACCACGCTGGCCGCGATGATCGACAAGATCAACTCCGAGCGGCGCGGTCACATCATCACGGTGGAAGACCCCATCGAGTTCATCCACCGGCACCGCAACTGCATCATCAACCAGCGCGAAGTGGGCGCGGACACGAAGAGCTTCGCCTCCGCGCTCAAGTATGCGCTGCGTGAGGATCCCGATGTGATCCTCATCGGCGAAATGCGCGATCTGGAGACCATCCAGGCCGCGCTCACGATCGCGGAAACGGGCCACCTGGTGTTTGCCACGCTGCACACCAACAGCGCCGCGGAAGCCATCAATCGCATCATCGACGTGTTTCCCAGTCACCAGCAGAGCCAGGTGCGCGCGCAGCTCGCCTTCGTGCTGGAGGGCATCATCACGCAGGTGCTGCTTCCGCGTCTGACCGGCCGCGGCCGGGCGATGGCCTCGGAGATCCTCGTGGTGACGCCCGCCATCCGGGCGCTCATCCGCGACGACAAGGTGCATCAGATCTATTCCCTGATGCAGTCGGGCAAGAAGTTCGGCATGCAGACGATGAATGATGCGCTGTACCAGCTGTACGTATCGCGTCAGGTGAGCGCGGACGAGTGCGTGCGCTCCTCCGGTGATCCGAACGAATTCCTGCGCATGATCGGCAAGGGCCCGCTGGACGACAGCGGAAGTCCGCCCTCGACGCAGAATGGCAACCGCCCCGGTGAGCGTTCGCTCGTCGGAGCACGACGATAG